TACCCCGATCTACGAGATACTGAGGAGCAGCATTTTTTTCTAACCGTTCAATTGCCTGATCTGGGCTAGCAAAGGGTAAACTGACAGCCAACATCAAATCCATATAACCTTTGAGTAAATTCAATTCTGGATCATTTGCAGAAATTGCCTCAGCTTTGTCTAAATATTCATAAACTTGCCGCAGCCGACTCAAGGCTTGTGTAGCACCGTTGACTGTACCCTTACGGGTAAGAATTACAGCTCCCTCAAAAAAATGTCCAACAGCCGTGTATAAATTTCCACGCAAAGGATCACTAGAAATTAATTTTTCCCCAGTTTCCAGGGTTTTTTGACTGTAAGTATCTAGTGTAGCCAAATCCTTATTTCCGTATGCTAAGGATGCCTTCATAGCATAAGCAAGAGGTTCATTTGGCTCCTTGGATATTGCTTGTTGTAAGTACTTATCTGCTGCTGGATAGTTACCCTGTTGGAAAATTGCTTTAAAAGCTGCTTCCGTTTGATCACCAATTTTACGAGGTTCGCTCGTCCGAAATGGATCTCCAGCTAAGGAAGGATTTACCCACAAATTGAGAGCGATTGCACCGACAAAAGTCGCTTTTGCAAGATTAGTGAGTTTTTTTGTATACCAAGTTGCTTGAGAACAACAAAACCTTTTGGTCATTT
This region of Nostoc sp. UHCC 0302 genomic DNA includes:
- a CDS encoding Sll0314/Alr1548 family TPR repeat-containing protein; this translates as MTKRFCCSQATWYTKKLTNLAKATFVGAIALNLWVNPSLAGDPFRTSEPRKIGDQTEAAFKAIFQQGNYPAADKYLQQAISKEPNEPLAYAMKASLAYGNKDLATLDTYSQKTLETGEKLISSDPLRGNLYTAVGHFFEGAVILTRKGTVNGATQALSRLRQVYEYLDKAEAISANDPELNLLKGYMDLMLAVSLPFASPDQAIERLEKNAAPQYLVDRGIALAYRDLKKYPQALEYANRAIKTTSDNPELYYLKAQILKEQGRKEKSQQLIQEAIANFNKALTKKSQLPGNLVKQIERERSSAVSLNNSGK